A stretch of DNA from Catenulispora acidiphila DSM 44928:
GCGGCCACGCCGCCAGCGAGGCGGAGACCCGCTCGACGAAGCGGCCGCGCATCTGCTCCACCGCCGCGGCGCCGGCGTCGGTGAGCACCAGCAGCACCGAGCGCCGGTCGGCGGGATCGGGCTCGCGCCGGACCAGCCCTGCGGCCTCCAGCCGCGAGGCGTGGCGGCTCACCCCCGAGCGGTCCAGCCCGACCACCGCGGCCAGGTCGGCGGCGTTGCGCGGGCCGGTCCGGGCCAGGCCGCTGAGCACCGGGTAGGCGTTCTCGTCGAGGCCGTCGGCGATGCCCTCGACCAGGGCGGCGTAGAGCCCGGAGCGGGTGCTGCGCTGGATCAGGACGCCGAAGGATGCGGCGATCTCCCGTCCGATGTCATCGTCCA
This window harbors:
- a CDS encoding MarR family winged helix-turn-helix transcriptional regulator — encoded protein: MDDDIGREIAASFGVLIQRSTRSGLYAALVEGIADGLDENAYPVLSGLARTGPRNAADLAAVVGLDRSGVSRHASRLEAAGLVRREPDPADRRSVLLVLTDAGAAAVEQMRGRFVERVSASLAAWPPGEAEAFARGLRRFVEEGPF